The Rhizobium sp. BT03 genomic sequence CCCTCGGCATCGGTTTCCCGCCCTTCTGGCTGGGGCTGATGCTGATCATCCTGTTCAGCGTCGAACTCGGCGTGCTGCCGGTTTCCGGCTATGGCGCCACACTCGGCGAAAAGCTCGCGCATCTCGTGCTGCCGAGCCTGACGGTGGCGCTGTCGCTTTCGACCGTGCTGACGCGCAGCCTGCGGGCGGCGATGATCGAGCAGCTGAAGTCGGACGTCGCGACGGCGGCGCGAGCCCGCGGCATGCCCGAAGGCATCGTCTTTTGGCGGCATGTGCTGCCGAATTCGCTGGTGCCGACAATCAACCTGCTCGCCGTCAACATCGGCTGGCTGATCGGCGGCACGGTAGTAGTCGAGAGCGTCTTTGCGCTGCCCGGCATGGGGCAGCTGCTGGTCAGGGCGATCTTCTCACGCGACTACATGGTGGTGCAGGGTGTCGCCATGGTCTTTGCCTGCGCCACCGTGCTCATCAACTTCATCGCCGACATCGTCACCGTCGCCGTCGATCCGAGGGTGAAGCTATGAGCATCGAGGCGATCGCCCCCGCATCTCTCGGCTGGCGCCGGTTCTTCGGCCGGCGGCCGATGCTTGTGCTCAGTGTCGGCCTGCTGCTGTTCTTCGTCCTGCTGGCGATCGGCGCGCCCCTCGTCGCGCCCTACGACCCGATCATGCAGAATGCCGAGGTGCGCCTGCAGGCGCCTTCATTGTTGCATCCTTTCGGCACCGACAACTTCGGCCGCGATATCCTCTCCCGCGTTATCTGGGGCGCGCGCCTCGACCTGCAGATGGCGCTGATCGGCGTCATCTTCCCGTTCCTGATCGGCACGACGGTCGGCACGATCGCCGGCTTCTTCGGCGGCATCGTCGATGCGCTGTTCATGCGTCTTGTCGATATCATCCTCGCCTTCCCCTTCCTGGTGCTGATGCTGTCGATCATCGCGATCCTCGGCCCGGGTCTTGGCAGTTTCTATATCGCCATGGCGCTGGTCGGCTGGGTCTCCTATGCGCGGCTGATCCGGGCGCAGATGCTGGTGCTGAAGGGCAGCGACTATGCCGTTGCCGCTGTCAGCCTCGGCTTCAGCCGCCCACGGATCATGTTCCGCCACCTGCTGCCGAACGCAATCGCCGGCTCGATCGTCTTTTCGATGTCCGATGCGACGCTGGTGCTGCTCAGCGGCGCTGCCGTCAGCTATCTCGGCCTCGGCGTCCAGCCGCCGATTGCCGAATGGGGCGTCATGGTCGCCGAAGGACAGAGCTTCATCACCACGGCATGGTGGATTACGCTGTTTCCCGGCCTCTCGATCGTCTGCCTCGCCTTCGGCTTCAGCATGCTGGGCGATGCCCTCGGCGAACTGCTGGGGGTGCATGAATGAGCGGCTCGGTGCTATCCGTTCGCGATCTCACGGTCAGGGCGCATGTTGATTCCGGCCCGCGCACGCTGCTCGATGCGGTCTCGCTCGACCTCGGCAAGGGCGAGATCCTCGGCCTCGTCGGCGAGAGCGGCTCGGGCAAGAGCCTGTTCTGCCGTTCCCTGGTGCGCTTGCTGCCCTCCTCGCTGCTGAAGATCGAAAGCGGTAGCGTGCTGCTCGAAGGGCGCGACCTCATGCGGATCGACGATGGCGAGATGCTTGAGGTGCGCGGCGGCGAGATCGGCATGATCTTCCAGAACCCGACCAGCCATCTCGACCCGGTGATGCGGATCGGCGATCAGATCGCCGAGGGCATCCGCTATCACCAGGGCCTCGGCGCCCGCGAGGCCCGCACCGCGGCGACGGAGATCCTGGCGCAGGTCGGTTTTCCCGATCCCGTGCGCCAATATGACAGCTACCCGCACGAATTTTCCGGCGGCATGCGGCAGCGGGCGATGATCGGCGTGGCGCTGTCCTGCAATCCGAAGATCCTGATCGCCGACGAGCCGACCACGGCGCTCGACGTGACCATCCAGGCGCAGATCCTGCGGCTGTTGATTGACATTCGCGATCGGCGCGGCCTGTCGATCATTCTGATCACCCACGATCTCGGTATCGTCGCCCAGACTTGCGACCGCATCGCCGTGCTGCGCGGCGGCAAGCTCATCGAAGAGGGGCCGAAGCGGACGATCCTGGCGCGGCCGCAGCATCCCTATACGATCAACCTGATCAACAGCCACCCGTCCTTGCCGGGCGCAATATCAGCGCCGTTGCCCGAGCTTGCCCAAGCCAGGAACCCAGCAAGACCGTTGCTCGAAATCGATGATCTCCACGTGCGCTTCAGAGCCGGCGGCGCCCTGCTCAGGGGCGGCGCCAAGACGGTCAGCGCCGTTGCCGGCGTCAGC encodes the following:
- a CDS encoding ABC transporter ATP-binding protein, with the protein product MSGSVLSVRDLTVRAHVDSGPRTLLDAVSLDLGKGEILGLVGESGSGKSLFCRSLVRLLPSSLLKIESGSVLLEGRDLMRIDDGEMLEVRGGEIGMIFQNPTSHLDPVMRIGDQIAEGIRYHQGLGAREARTAATEILAQVGFPDPVRQYDSYPHEFSGGMRQRAMIGVALSCNPKILIADEPTTALDVTIQAQILRLLIDIRDRRGLSIILITHDLGIVAQTCDRIAVLRGGKLIEEGPKRTILARPQHPYTINLINSHPSLPGAISAPLPELAQARNPARPLLEIDDLHVRFRAGGALLRGGAKTVSAVAGVSLQIMPGETVGIVGESGSGKSTLARAVLGLTRLSSGHVTFDGVDLALQKSAGLAKLRRETAMVFQDPYNALNPRLTIGQMLAEVLKVQGKVAKADIPARIDELLDLVGLEREFAGRKPRSMSGGQCQRAGIARALAVDPKLIIADECVAALDVTIQAQIIELFRELTAKMNLTLIFIAHDLAIVRSLCERVVVMYRGEIVEQGRSEEVFARPRHAYTASLIAAIPDIDPDKPLLQDAGGRDDRQSIPIQPIKRMP
- a CDS encoding ABC transporter permease, translated to MHRYKFVLTRPLQFLPVIFGISVITFILVRLIPGDPARNILGTRATPAALASIRAQYGLDQPMWLQYVYFLKNLANGEMGKSILYKIDVLKLIVTRIEPTLALVVSSVVLSVLIAVPMSAIAARNAGRAPDHAVRIVSTLGIGFPPFWLGLMLIILFSVELGVLPVSGYGATLGEKLAHLVLPSLTVALSLSTVLTRSLRAAMIEQLKSDVATAARARGMPEGIVFWRHVLPNSLVPTINLLAVNIGWLIGGTVVVESVFALPGMGQLLVRAIFSRDYMVVQGVAMVFACATVLINFIADIVTVAVDPRVKL
- a CDS encoding ABC transporter permease, encoding MSIEAIAPASLGWRRFFGRRPMLVLSVGLLLFFVLLAIGAPLVAPYDPIMQNAEVRLQAPSLLHPFGTDNFGRDILSRVIWGARLDLQMALIGVIFPFLIGTTVGTIAGFFGGIVDALFMRLVDIILAFPFLVLMLSIIAILGPGLGSFYIAMALVGWVSYARLIRAQMLVLKGSDYAVAAVSLGFSRPRIMFRHLLPNAIAGSIVFSMSDATLVLLSGAAVSYLGLGVQPPIAEWGVMVAEGQSFITTAWWITLFPGLSIVCLAFGFSMLGDALGELLGVHE